The genomic interval aaatcctctttgaacaaatcttgtcatgaaaactcTGTTATTGGTTcatcttagagttgtcataaattagaaatgacttggaagacacacaacaataacaacaacattaaaaaacaattataggtaaaaaaaattacaaagtagTGGatacaacaattttttaaaacataggcctgccaaaataaagctgcttcgagtctctttggaggtatgctgtttaaatgatgcatgggtcctaagagtccggaggttgcgccaaagccacactccattgctaagcattggagtgcagttttggtgcagcttctggattcttaggatgcatgcatcatttaaacagcacacctccaaagagacccgaagcagctttattttggcagtctgtaacaggccttaaatttataaaaaaaaaaaaccagacataTAATCTAAAATGCTTAATACAATTTGGCCAAAGATATATCAGATAAGGATTTCTTTCTAATTTTAAGtgatcaaaaaaataaaaattgccacTTAATAAGTAGCATATGGGAGTGCATCTGTCAGTAAATAGTTGGAGACATTCCTGATCAGATCCTGAGAAGCTTTCAGTCATCTGGCTCAGAAATCTCCctcttgttttaaaaaggcagtaTAAAACATAATGTTTAATATCTTCCACTTGACGCAAGTCAGAGGAATGAAGTTGCCGTTCCACAGGGACCTTATGAAATCTGCTCTCAAAGTATactttgaaaatgtaaaattgtAAATGCCTCCCTTAAAGGGGTCACTAGTAAGATCTGTAAGGAAGTGagaaatgcatttatatttcttaAAATGAGGGTACCACTTGGAaaagtttgagtgctggaccaaaCTGACATCTTGATTAGCATCCTGGGCAAACAGCCAATCATGAGCGTCTTTTCCTCCATTTCCCAGCACTTAATGACTTCTAGCAAAGGCAAAGAGTGAGTTTATGAAACACACAAGTGCATACTAGCCCACTTATTTCCACCCCTGCAGTGCCAAAAGCAAAGTTTAACTAAACGGTCACAAGAGAGGCCATCCGGtttcttaaaatgttttaacagtTTCAGGTGAACCCTTACAAGGACTGAATCCAACTTCTAGTCTTAGATGTACAGCAGCATcagcctggaaaaaaaacaaaaacaaaattgtcctctaaaaatgtgtaaaataagactGGAAACTGGTTAATACTTTATGGAGTAAGAAATGGCCTAATCTAACAATTACAGACAACTGATCAATAAAAAGGTCCAGAAAGACAAAAGCAAGACAAAACATATCATAGAAAatagagagaaatagaaagatttaaaatgcacagataaTAGTTGTAATTATAACTGAAGTAAGAGAAACTTGAAAAATCTAGCAGTTTGCAAATTCCACGCAAACTGGTAGAAAGTTGAAATATATGTGTACAAAAACACAAGATAAATATACAATGAGAGacaaattttatttagaaaaaaatatttttatttgtgaatttCCATGtagtactatatatatatatatcttttgtaCAGGCCTGAATCAAtgataaatgaaattaaattgaaGATTTGATACAGGATGTCAATGTTATAAATGATCTATATAGTTGGAACTTTGTGATTTTAATAATAGCATTCTATATTTTAGCCCCATATTAAATTTTGTCCTGGAAAAATTTTGTCCAGGAAAATTTCAAGGGCAGGGATATTAGTTGACCActcttggaaaagaaaagaaaaacgcCATTGCTCCCATTGATCATCATGCACTTTTAAACCTGCTTTAAGATGTATCTTGCAGATCAGAGTAGTCTAAATGGACCGTATTTAAAATGTGAACTCATTTCATTGATTGAGTGATTGAACCTATATCTGGCCTTTCTCCAAAAATGAGATCAATTTAGATTTGTATTTAATGCAATAGTATTTCGGTTGAAGGTAACGGATAAGACTAAACAAGATATTGGGCATACATGTAGTATATAATTTCCTGTGCCAATGGTTTTAACAGAGGGATCCTGTTTTAAGATCCCTGTTTTATAATACattaaaagcagctttaaaagaGGGAGTGGTTACACATTCTCAGGGGGGAGAACAAGGACTGCTTATTCTCATTTCAGAATCAAGAAATCTTGAGAATCCTTCACCTTAAGGAGAAAATAGAGAGGGAAAGCCCCTAATAACCTAGACAAAAGAGGGATTATGTTCTGCCCAGGGGTGCATACcaagatgaatttttaaaaataccctcaCAACACCATACAGGTTTCAGGAGGAGGAAATAAGTACTTTTAAAATTCCTTTCCATTATGTAGCAATAGCGTTCAGATTTGTGGCTGTCAGCTTTTCTGGCACATCTTAAAACGATTGCTGCTTCTACCAACCACGTGAATTGCTTGTATAGTCAAGCTGGCTTTGCTGCTTCCATATCATTCAGATGAACAGAAGTTCAGAACTTGGGTGGGTGAGGTAAAGTCAAAGCAGGGTCATTttgattcagaaaaaaatatatatcttcttACTTCCTATGTAGGAATCATATTGAACCatagctgtgttgaccatgcaTCATAATCATAACAAGCACTCCTGTTAAGAGAGGAATCATGAATTTCATTGGACAAAACACACAGGTTTGTATGTCAAGTAGGAGCAAAAATACAGAGTGAAATCTGAGTCTTTATGTAAGCAAAACTGGAGGTTGAAGTTTAGgtgttgtgtatatgtgtgtggctGCCTTGAAATTACCTGTCAGTGGCCCCATACAgtcagaccaaaataaagctgctttgggtcactttggaggtatgctgtttaaatgatgcatgcgtcctaggagtccggaagctgcgccaaagctatgcaccagcccttaggactgtatcgtggctttggtgcacagctttggactcttaggatgcatgcatcattgaagcagcatacctccaaagtgacccaaagcagctttattttggcctgtctgtatggtgaccccatacatttcatagggtttttaaaagcaaggaataatcagaagtGATGTTGCCagtatatagcctacagcaccaggtattttggggctgtctcccattcaagtactaacaagAGTTGActctgattagcttccaagatgagataggatctggtgcctttagtgccATGGCTGCCAAACTTTTCTATACCTCatacccctaggaaatgtttgattaattttTGTACCCCCAACAAAAGTaacatcacatttgaagatgaagaaatctaatttctaatttttgaaccacaaattgaatcACATCCAATACTGCGGGTGAACAAactgagcttttttttaaaaacccttttaatTCAATgcataaaatgaaaatcaaaattGAGCAATccgattctaatttattcaggaaaaaaattgAGTGATGATTCATGACTTGTCACTCAAGAACCAAGTCACTTCTTGTTGCACACCCTGAAATTCGATCTCACATCCCATGGGGTGAAGGCAcccctgctttagggtattttggtGGGATACTAGGATTAGAAACTTCTTTCTTGAAGAAAGATAATGTATATTTTTCAACTATGCTTAATCAGGCCCTGATTTGTTAGTAGGTATGCCATTAATACTTTAGCATTTTTAGAGAGACGGGAAGCATTTTTTTagtttaatggttttattttcttAACATAGTAAAACATTCAGACCTTCCAAGCTTGACCAAACAAACATCCAATCAGTCAACATAACACATGTATGTACCATAAGATATTAAGGATAAAATCTTTCACCTAGTTTCTATTCCTATTTCATCTGATTTCCTTTAATGTTTGTTTAGCTTATTTACACCACCTTTATGTTTGCCTAAACCCCCCACTCTCAAAAAAATTCTAACCACCCAATTTTGACTCATTCCATTTGCAACTCTCTTTCTTTTCATCATTctccttcttccatttttctATACCATTCTTCCATCCTATGGGCCCGAATAGACAGgtcaaaattaagctgcttcaggtcagtttggaagtatggtgtttaaatgatgcacatgtcctaagaggccagaagccacaccaaagccaggctccattcctaagcactggagcacagctttggtgcagcttccggcctcttagatgcatgcatcatttaaacagcatatctccaaagaggcccaaagcagctttattttggcctgacttcCATTCTTGAACTTATTCTTTCCTACATCTGGTTTGTTGATATGCTCAGTAGATTTCCTATCCGCCTTCCCCATATCTACTAAATAGCTTAGCAATTTCCTATGTCTTTTTAATATCCATTTTTTCCAAACTCATATGAACATTGTGAACAACCTTGACATAATTTAATTCCCATaactaaacatttatttatactccTTGACATATGTCTGAGCCTTATGTGTTATTTCCCAGGCTTAGTTCCAGACCTTTCTTCTATTTAtccttattattatattattaatataacaTGGGAAGCATATTGATCTACTGGTGccaaggtgtttttgtttgtttggtttagtTTGGTTTGGTACTCAGAGGAACAAAATCTCCAAATAATATTCCAGACATACCAGCTTCTTTCTCCCATTTTGCTGATGTCAAGCAAGGTAACAGTTACCAAAAGCCAAAACACAACACACCCAAGATGAAATTAAGGAGTGCCTGGCTCCAAGGATGGAAAACTGACACACCCTTCTACGTATAACACTCTTTTTTCCTTGCTCTACTAAGGCCAGATCTCTGTCTTGGTGACACTAGGAcagtgtgaccagatgtcataaccgcaagGCAGGACAAGGTACCgcaaaaatgtaggatgttcagGGAAATTGTAGGGCATAACCAAATAAAAAGGTAAaaccactaatataaatgtaagatcatgtttcttagtcatgcccaaatggaaagacattttgaaattcctccagggcagaagattgaaatgtagaacatgccctggaaaaggaggatgcctggtcaccctgtatCAGTAGGAGGAGACTATAGAAAGGGATTTGTGGGAATGCATGTATCATATACTACAGCAGAGATAGGCAACTGTGGAAGTCTAGGGAGATGGATTAGTCCCCCAGGAGGCTTTGGAAGACCATACACTCCCCCTAAAAGAACCACTCCAAAATGTACCTAAGGGACATAGGAGGCATTCTCACCATGTTTCAGGACttgctttaaaacagaaaatgagcagattattattattattattattattattattattattattattatttatattccgccttttccttgcagaatcaatgtctctcccctttcattttctgttttgaaaaaggtctctcctgggGATATATTTGTCTAATCCCAGAGGTCATTTTGGGGGCATCCATCTTCTACAAGAGCAGCAAAAGATAAGTCAGGTTTTTTCATGGCAGACTCTCAGGGATGGATAAACCTGAATGGTTCCTTAAAGTCCTCCAGGGAATTCACCAGCAGTTTTGCAACACCCTGATTGATCTCTGGAAGAAGAAATGCCTTACGTAGTTTAAATTATTGTTCTTAGTCAGCCATCAACTACAGTCTAGTAGATCAGGGGGTATACGGCAATGAAGGAGCAGGGGCAACACATAGAGAGCATCAGCTAAAACAGCAAAGTGACCAATTGCATCAAACATGAGCTAGAGCTCATTTTAAGTTATGCTTTACAGAGGCAACAGATAAACCAAGAATATTTCTTTCTGACATCATGCATTTGCACATTCCTACACAGAAGTGCTCTTTTGAGAAGTGAGAAGCTTGCTAtattatgacagttaaaatgagtAAGATGAAATGGTGATGACCCACTGACCTGTTTGCACATTACATTGTTTTCAATTGTGTTATCGTATGTAAACCACACCTGAACCGTCAGTATCATATCCAGCTgtgcagaacaaaacaaacacactatTCACATCTAATGTGACACATCTTGAGTAATTGGTTCTTCTACACCTTGGTCTCAAAAGAACCCACTCTTGCTTGCAGGACAGTCCCATCCATATTAAAATTCTAAAGAGCAAATACCTATTGTACTACATATAAAAATTGGAAACTAAATGCCTATTTATCTctaccacacacagacacacaaacacacttaacCAAAaatattcccaggattccaaaatTTTAGTACTGtatatcaattttaaaaaaaaatggtgtggGTAAAATAAATGCAGTAGCTACAAGAATGCCATCTCTGAAGACTCAAAACTCCCAGGAGCACAGACTCTAGTCTACATGAGGCAAAAGtgaacttcagtgggttcaagtCTAGAATTGACATGAATGACCCAGGCTTTGAGATTTCTTGTTCTGAAACTAGACAGAGGCACACTATTTTGACCCAATGTTCTTTCCACtaaataacaatatttgcaaCTGCTACTGTATTGTGTAACGTATTAATTATGGTACTATAAGTCAAGCTACAGAGTAcatgttttaatcacattttggAACTTGGGATGTTAGAAAATCCACTCTTCTTGTGATAATGTCATGTTTGAGACTTCTCTGTAACTAACTCAGGGTATTTTCTGTTCGGTAACAGAAGAAGGTCAGATTCCCATAATAGTACATAGTACATATTGTTTATTGATTAAcccttaggccatatcaaaataacacaaagcaGATAAAACATGCTATAAAATTCTATGGAAGGTctatagaaatttaaaaagctaaatataataaatctaaagGTCAGATTCTCATTAAACATTATTTATAGATGTGCACCTTTTTTCATGAATATATTCCTTTCTGGTAAGCACCATCAGACCGAAGTTTAAAATATCCCAAGGATAAAGAAGAGAACAATTGCCTTACCTTTCAGGTCAGAGTAAAATATGTATTACTTTGAATAAAAATCAGTTCTGACATTTTAAATCCACGAATCTCATTCAGCTATTCCAGTTAGCAACTGAACAGCTGACATTTTCATTAATAGTTGTTGGAACGTGTTAGATTTTCCCCAATGAAAGCAAATCTGAGCTGTGTGTATTACACCTAAAAAGTCCAAGGCCAATAGATTTAAAGGTTTTCTAGAAATAAATTAGTGCAATAGGAGTAAAAACAATTCTTATCTTCTAGCAGTGGTGAAGATAAGATCAGCAATACTAAATGTTTTAACACCAAAAGgctgaggagattatcgcactgctttTCCTCCCAGCCTCCGCACgggctgaaacttttaaaaactttttgtaaAATGGGTGTTATGGCGCACCTTTGTGCCCAGTCCAGAGGCATCGCTTACCCAATAATGGCATCCTCTACCTAATCCATGcttctcctgtactttgcaaagaacaggaaactcaagttctttcaaaaagtgccaaaGAAGTACgaattgggtacaggatgccaaGATAGAGTACATGATGCTCCTGGACTGGGCACGGAGATGTGCACTAACACCCATGTTTGAAATTTTTTCAAAGGTTTCAGCCGTACTGAGACTGGGGGAaaaagcagtgcaataatctcctgaaaGTACTGCAGAATAGAAACCCATGCATCTGCTAGTCACCATTTTGTCTCCCCCTCCCCTAGTCCAAACATATATTTCTAGGGACAAGACACCAAGTTAAAGTGGACCAAAGCCAGTTCAAAAATTTCTCTACCTTATTCCAGTAACTCTTCTAGTATTTTGCACTCTTCTAGTATTTTGCACTCAAATATTGTCATGGGGGACAATAATAGAGTAACTTTATGACGGCCAGGTGGCCGCACATTACAAATTCCAGGTTAAAAAACACAACTAGTCATGTAGTAGGCAATTGGAGAGTATAGCAAAATGACGAGCTATGAAAAAAATAAGGATAAAAGCAAGGATAGTAACTCAGATCAGGAGCAGACACCAACAATGAGTCGGCTGCCATCACAGCTCtcaacaactctatcatattgttgTAATAGAAAGCACCACATCAAGACATATAGTTTCAAAATCACAATCATATCTCCTATCCAAGCAtagagttaaactacaaaatgCCATTAATCATATTGAACTGATGTGGGGTAATACTTCATTAGCTTTAGTCTCCCCCAACTATATTATAATGTTGATGGTATGGTAAAATACGACGGCCATCATTGTACAATCTTTAACCGTTATCAAAGCCATCTATACAGATTTGAGATTATATTAtacatattacatctgtttaacaaactttTAAGATTTGCACATGGCACTGCAAAAATTGTTGCACTGCTTGCTTAATAAAATAACCTTCTTCTGATCTCAgtagaaaatttgtataaaattaatCTTGTTTGTCATGGGGGACAATATATAAATTGAGTGGGTGGGGGCTTCCTGTATTTAGATAATCTGCTGGACATGAGCACAATCTTCTTTGAAAACCCACCAGAAATGCTGTTAAATCGATTACAAATTCAAAAGATGTAGAAGTAATTAATGAATTAGGCAGCACTGAACTGTGTTTTGCACCCGCAGGAACCACATTGCAATCGGAAGATACGTTACCGCAAGATTTGCTAATGACTCATTTTTTGATAGTGTCTTGCTGGCTTTGGGAATTTCCTCTGACACGCTACTTGCGAGAGCATGATAGTATTTAAGCCAGAGGGTTTGCTGAGCTCTATCAGTCAAGCCCAGACCTTCTCAGGCAAACAAGCCTCCTGCTGCCTCTCAGGACCACAGCCAAGAAAGACATTATTTGCCTCACTATGAATACCAAGGTTATTGCTACACTTCTGGCTTTCTTCCTGGCCTTTGCAGCTCTGACAGAAGGTAAGCAACTTCTCGCTTTAAAGTGCTACTTATATTGGAAAAACAtttctgcatatttttatttaaggTTCCCAGGGGACCGTGCTTCCGTCAGGATCCTCTGTTACAAATACCACATTTGTAAAGAGAGGACGTAACTGCATATAATGCAGGAACAGTTTTCCAGCTGTTTCTGCAGCGTAGCCAGATTTTATGAACTTTAAAAAACTGCTGACCCCTTGTGGAAAACACTCAGAAATGTCTTCCATACATTTTAGTGTCTCCCTCTTAGCTTGTGTCAggctttttcaatttcttttttatgCAACAAATTCATGGTCCAGAAGCAGGTATTAGAAATGGTAGCTAAATGGAACCTCCAGGTTTCCAAAGCACTATACCTCTAAGTACTGGATGTTGGAATCACACAACAGGGAAAGTCCATAACCATCATACTCCTCATATGATCTGACACCTTACCACTGGAAATAGAATGTTTGACAGATGGACTTTTAGCTGCATCCAGATATATATGTTGTTCCATATCAAACTTCTTTTAATGATGGCCAATAGCATCAATTAATGTGCTAACTGAAATTAACCTCAGTCACACAGAGGTCTATAGCAGTTTATTGCAAGGAATTGCTGAATCTTGTTTTTACGAAACGGGCTCCTTCACTTTTATAATGACATTGAACTAGGTTTAAAGTCCAAACCAAGACTGAGAAGCTTTTGGGAAACGGtttataaattgatttttaaaataacactgcTTAAGAGTTACATGTTTAACCACTTTCTATTCCTCTATTCCCTTACAGGCGCCTCAATAGCCCGGATGGGGAGTGAACTGCGGTGCCAGTGCATAAACACCCATTCCAGATTCATCCATCCCAGAAACATTAAAGATGTCAAATTAACCCAAAGTGGGCCCCACTGCAAGAATGTTGAAGTCATGTAAGTATACTTATGAGCtttcattgtttatttctttctctcttgataGATGTGGGGCATAGTCTACTAGGCCATTCTACCATGCAATTCCCCCCTTCTCCCTGAAAGGAATGAGGCAGTATTCTGCAGCTTTCATGTATTTCATAACAGGCCTTCTGTGGGAGAATTTCCCAGTGAATCGGGCCCTAGGATTTTTCCTAAGTTATGAGAAAGGGGAAATAAGATACCAATGATCAATATTATCAATGGCACTAGAACTAAAACtggttgcatttttttaatgcagcAGTAGCAGCCCTTATCAAATAGATCAAATAGATGCCTGACATTTATTGgggtgttttttgtgtgtgttgtagtGCTACTCTCAATGACGGCAGAGAGGTCTGTTTGGAACCCACAGCAAACTGGGTGAAGGTGATCATCAAAGCCATCCT from Sceloporus undulatus isolate JIND9_A2432 ecotype Alabama chromosome 6, SceUnd_v1.1, whole genome shotgun sequence carries:
- the LOC121934343 gene encoding interleukin-8-like, with the protein product MNTKVIATLLAFFLAFAALTEGASIARMGSELRCQCINTHSRFIHPRNIKDVKLTQSGPHCKNVEVIATLNDGREVCLEPTANWVKVIIKAILEKAQANV